A genomic stretch from Erigeron canadensis isolate Cc75 chromosome 9, C_canadensis_v1, whole genome shotgun sequence includes:
- the LOC122583176 gene encoding protein DETOXIFICATION 53-like: MDANDHETPQNDDTNRRDIVISVEKIKHSHEPATIQDNNGFHGAGVVDNTCHVRQVLVNKVVEEVILLGTSACPVATTTYLLFSKSIISMLFLSHMGKSELAGVVLAIGFANMTCVSIMKGLCMGMDPICFQAFGAKRYSVLSQTYLKTIILLLFISIPIAFLWLNIEPVLHVFGQDRSITKVARTYLIFSLPELPALAHLLPLRSLLRTQGLNSPTTIVATCVTILHLPINYFLVSYLKLGIMGIAMSSTWFTYNMNIGLVLYVYLSKVAINPWNTNKTNIMASVLRGWGPLLSLSIPSVCSVCLEWWLYEILLFLSGLLENPQSCVAATGIIMQLTGIVYVLPFALSLSISQRVGHELGGGQPARAQWAAAIGISIAVIYGLIIFALYMSLRNVLGILYTNESQILILLSSALPLIGLAEVGNALQTAACGVLTGSARPKVGVRINVAAFYLIGLPTSIALAFLLKLGYQGLWLGMVTSQAACAVLMVYTLINTDWRDQAKRAEELTLIVNKDDTDSIELIS, from the exons ATGGATGCAAATGATCACGAAACACCTCAAAATGATGATACTAATAGACGTGACATTGTAATTAGTGTGGAAAAGATTAAACATAGCCATGAACCGGCAACGATTCAAGATAATAATGGCTTTCATGGAGCAGGAGTAGTAGATAATACATGTCACGTTCGACAAGTGCTTGTAAATAAG GTGGTGGAAGAGGTAATACTCCTAGGAACATCAGCCTGCCCAGTTGCAACAACCACCTATCTTCTATTCTCAAAGTCCATAATCTCAATGCTCTTTTTAAGCCACATGGGAAAATCGGAACTAGCAGGAGTTGTTCTAGCCATCGGTTTCGCAAATATGACATGTGTGTCAATCATGAAAGGACTTTGTATGGGGATGGATCCGATATGTTTTCAAGCCTTTGGAGCCAAGAGATATTCTGTCCTTAGCCAAACTTACCTCAAAACCATCATTCTCCTGTTGTTCATTTCCATTCCCATCGCATTCCTATGGCTAAACATTGAGCCTGTTTTGCATGTTTTTGGTCAAGACCGCAGTATTACAAAGGTTGCAAGAACATACTTAATTTTTTCTCTCCCAGAACTCCCTGCCCTGGCTCACCTCTTACCGTTGCGTTCCCTTTTGAGGACACAAGGATTAAACTCACCAACAACAATTGTTGCCACTTGTGTCACCATCCTACACCTTCCTATAAATTACTTTCTTGTTAGTTATCTAAAATTGGGAATCATGGGCATTGCAATGTCGTCGACATGGTTTACATATAACATGAATATTGGGTTGGTACTCTATGTTTACTTGTCGAAAGTTGCAATCAATCCTTGGAATACCAATAAGACCAACATTATGGCATCTGTTTTAAGAGGTTGGGGACCATTGTTGAGCTTATCAATCCCTAGTGTTTGTTCAGTTTGTTTAGAGTGGTGGTTATATGAAATCCTTCTTTTTCTTAGTGGATTATTAGAGAATCCTCAATCTTGTGTCGCCGCAACTGGAATCATAATGCAACTAACCGGAATTGTCTATGTGTTGCCATTTGCTTTAAGTTTAAGCATATCACAACGTGTAGGGCATGAGTTGGGCGGCGGTCAACCAGCTCGTGCACAATGGGCTGCAGCGATTGGGATATCCATTGCGGTTATATATGGACTTATAATCTTTGCGCTATATATGTCCCTAAGAAATGTGCTAGGAATATTGTATACTAATGAAAGTCAGATCCTTATATTGCTTTCTTCCGCCCTACCACTAATTGGCCTCGCTGAAGTGGGAAATGCCTTGCAAACGGCTGCTTGTGGGGTACTAACCGGTTCTGCTAGACCCAAAGTTGGGGTCAGGATAAACGTTGCCGCTTTTTACCTTATAGGGCTTCCTACATCAATTGCGCTAGCTTTCTTGTTGAAGCTCGGTTATCAGGGATTGTGGCTAGGCATGGTTACATCACAGGCTGCTTGTGCAGTGTTGATGGTGTATACTTTGATAAACACTGATTGGAGGGATCAAGCTAAAAGAGCTGAGGAGCTAACTTTGATTGTTAATAAGGATGATACAGATTCAATAGAACTTATTTCTTGA
- the LOC122582281 gene encoding uncharacterized protein LOC122582281, with protein sequence MAKNVYFFTIITTLPLLLLLLLSMASDCVAYRPGDIVPMSKMGQYHSSRTVWHDMIGRHCPIFGVNREVLIPISKPTGFTGADPYKISFQVGKEKYHIPWLLVVNRKSSEVPMIDVHLRYSGSDFLGVTAKVIDMPHNYVEQHPDIGKQFWDAQLWPKHVLVRYTWEEQSEIDVTSGFYVLFGSGLLMSFVLSIYILQSSRDKIERFVKETVAESSMSGGVAKVE encoded by the exons ATGGCGAAAAATGTCTACTTTTTCACAATAATCACCACATTGCCATTACTACTATTGCTATTATTATCCATGGCTTCAGATTGTGTAGCTTATCGACCTGGAGATATCGTTCCCATGAGTAAAATGGGTCAATATCattct TCAAGAACAGTTTGGCATGATATGATTGGTCGCCACTGCCCTATCTTTGGTGTAAATCGTGag GTGTTGATTCCTATATCTAAGCCAACTGGTTTCACTGGTGCTGATCCTTACAAAAT ATCATTTCAAGTTGGAAAAGAAAAGTATCATATTCCATGGCTACTTGTGGTTAATCGGAAGAGTTCTGAGGTCCCCATGATTGATGTGCATTTG AGGTACTCTGGAAGTGATTTTCTTGGTGTCACTGCCAAGGTTATAGACATGCCACATAATT ATGTGGAGCAGCATCCTGACATTGGCAAGCAATTTTGGGATGCACAATTATGGCCAAAACACGTTCTTGTCAGATACACATG GGAGGAACAATCAGAAATAGATGTTACTTCTGGGTTCTATGTTCTCTTTGGATCAG GACTTCTTATGTCATTTGTCCTTTCCATCTATATTCTGCAATCTTCACGTGATAAAATAGAAAG GTTTGTAAAGGAGACTGTAGCTGAAAGTAGCATGTCTGGGGGAGTGGCGAAAGTCGAATGA